agatgactttaaaaaatctttaaaacaaattagaaattaGTAACCAGTAAGACATATTAGATTTAGATAGGCAGGGTACACGTGCAGAGAGCacagaaaggaatggaaagggCGAGAGGCACGTAATACTCTTCTTTAGCCTAACACTAGATATCCTTACATCGCTGAGGCACTCAGTCTGGAACTCTGAACTTAACATGGCCGCCATCATTGACACCCATTCCAACCCCACCCGCATTCCGCTCAGGTAGTGAAAATAAATTCCACAGCTGCTCATCAAGCTAAGGAGCTGCTTTTGCGGCCCGAGTACTTGCCGCAGTGTCTGCCAAGAGCAAGCCTGTGGGATTGTGTCCAGGTACCTTCCTTCTGCAGAACTCTGGCCCTTCCATCCCCAGTTCGCGTCCTCCATCCTTGCAACCGCATCATGCACCAGAGACACACCATAGGAACTTCCCTTGCACCCTGCGCTAAGTACGAGGGCGTGACCCATCTCATTCCCCATGAGAGTTTGGGGAGATGCGTGTAATACGATTCTAGCATCTTAATTCGATCCGCGAGCTTTTCTGAGAGCTTGCTTGGTAGTGCACGTGGAGGCAGAGCTACCGGTGCATTCAAGACCTTTCTTAGCCTAACCTTTTAAATTCCTCAAGAACACTTTCTTCTACGGCCACAGAGTCGTCCACCAACCATCCAGCAGCCAGGAATCCTTTAAGGAGAGACTGGCCACCAGCTGCTTCGTCTTTTCAGTCGGGTTTCACTGCAACCTCACACAGAGGAACCTATTCAAATGCCTACCTTTCAGCAGCCTTAGTCGCACCAACTTCCTGTGCCTTAAGCTTTTGTCTGGCCCAACTGGCttctttatttaacaaatgcCCTTTATCTCCCGCTTGAGGCAAAGCTCACTTGGCCCCAGGAGGCTGCAATATTTACTGAAGTTCCTCCCCCACTTTCCTGCCCCTGTCTGGCGGTTGTCTGCCCTTAGCTGGAGGTTTGCAGTCGTGGCCTGTTTTTCCCCTAGAGACACCAAGTTTTCTGAATAGTAGGATTATTCAGGACAGAATGAGACGTGTCCTTTACTCCGCGAACCGGGTGCTTGAAATTCAGTAAGCAAGGCTTCTAATCCTCCCACTTGAGAGCTTTGAATCCAGACTGTGAAATTCAGAAAAGCCAGGCAAATCTTCCTTTCAGGTACACACTGAGAGGGAAATGCAAGCCGAACATGAAGAAAACGtgagttttaaaaactaaaatatgataAAGTAACTAAAATAGGGTACCGGAAGCAACAACTACCTCCCTTTGGAAGATGGAGAGAGCAAGATTTTCAAAAGAGGGGGATGTGAAAAGATGGAGGGCTTGGCAGGTGAATTTATAATTAATTCCCTCTCTGCCTTATCTCTGTTTTACTAGTATAGATTCTTGGTGAGTCTGTGACCAAAAGGATAAGTGAACAGCTTTAAACTGAGTTCGTACCTCTCCTAATTCTTCCTGGCAACTTTTTCAAGCTTTTATATGGCTTACTTATGAAGATAGGAATTTGCTTTTATTAACTTTATTCTCAAACGGCAATCTTATACCTACCTAggtattacatatacatatatatttttaatatatatttttgtttatatatgtattctatatatttaaatgtttatattgttatatatattgtttgttttatatatatacacatatatatgtgtatatatgtataaatgttaaTAGCAACATAATTTATAGTGGCAAATAACCAAAAcagaagcaatttaaaataaattgtagtGCATCTGTAATATCTAATATTATACAACAGTTGAGTCAGATCTTAATTTATTGATGTGGAAAGATCTCTatgatatattatttaaaaaaaaacaacactcattttttgggtcacctggctggctcagtaggaagagctTGCtattcttgatctctgggtcaatgggtttgagccccacgttgggtgtagagattactaaaaaaaacacaaaaaaacccaaaaaacaaaccaacccaaaaaacaaaaaacaacaacaaaaaacaaaacccactcaTGTTTCTGTGTTCATGCGCAGCGTCCACttgaccttatttatttttaagtaagctctgcgcccagcatggggctcgaactcacaaccccggaaatcgagagtcacatgctcttctgactgagccagctgggcacccccccccatgacatataggtatttttttttctgatatattcTTTAGTAGAAAAGCAGGTTGCAGAACAAAATCCATGATGGAATTCCATATTTCGAGaggaaaaatgtgttaaaattctGTCGTGTGTCGTGTGTACACGTGGAAATGTCTGGgaagataatttcaaaattaacagTGATGTTAAAAAAGttaactttaggggcacctgggtggctcaggtcatgacccaggacCGAGCCCCCACGTCTGGCtctcttgctcagcagggaacctgcttctccctctcctccccgacttgtgctctcttgctgtctccatctctctctcaaataaataaataaataaataaataaataaaatcttcaaaaaaaagttaactttatGTAATaatcttgttttaatattgtacaagtagttgtttttttttttaagggaatgaCAAAGTCACACTGAGATCGTAGGAAGAGTCCCAAAACCTAATCTTTCCCTTAGTTCAACTACCTCAACTTCACCTTTATGTTCTTCATATCAGAACTGTTTTATAGAGAATATTCTAGAAAGAAACTGTCTCAACCTTGGCTGTacacttagaaaaataagaaatctttttaaaaaacataattatcaCGGTGCCTGCTTGGCTtaatcagaagagcatgtgactcttgattttggggttgtgagttctggcctcacattgggtgtagagattatgtacataaataaataaataaacctaaaaaaagtaattatcaatTTTTAAGATTCTTCAAATAGATATACACCTCTAAATTCTGACTTACAAAGGCGTCGAAGATACAATGCTAAGTGGAAAAAACACATAAACTTTTAGTAGAGAATGTATGGTATAATCCTATTACAATATTcataaaaattcacatgaaaccacccatattatatatactatatctGTAGATATTAAATAAACTGTGCTTACTAGATTGACTTTATGATTCATTTCTCTATTGCTTAAATTTGTTCTCAATTGCAAGTTTTAATTTTGCAATCAAAGAAGCCCAGGCATCTGCCTGGGGGCTGTCCCCATGATTTCATAAAAACACTTTTTTGCACGGTGCGTGGGGAGggttcagagggaaaaaaaaagaggtccaatcttttttaatatttttagaagattttatttgttagagagcacaagttggggggaggggagaggcagagggaggaggagtagcgggctccccgctgagcagggagcccaatgggggctccaacccaggaccctgagatcctgacctgaaccgaaggcagatgcttaaccaactgaaccccctaggcacccctatttatttatttatttataattttttatttatttatgagagagtgcgcacgcgggcgggggggggggggagctgtagagcggcaggcagacggggaagcaggctctccgctgggcagggagcctgatactggagcttgatctcatgaccctgagatcctgacctgagtggaagacagacgtttaacccactgaggcacACAGGTGCCCTAGGAGGTCCTATCTTTTAGGAAAGATAAATCCAGACTCTCTCTGGTTCCCTGATGATCGTGGGTTTCACTGCCCTCTGCCTTTGGGGTTTTGTCTTTACCCAACATTCACCTGTGGGGAAGAAGAGGCCGTAAATGACAATTCCAGAATGGCTTATCTCTGAAAGAGAAGGCAGACCACCAGAAATCATCTTTCCTTTATCTTCTTATCTttcaatctttatttttcccttcttttcctttccagtatCGAGCATGTTTTGAAAtaggtgttggggcgcctgggtggcttagttggttaagcctctgcctttggctccggttatgatcccggagtcccaggatggagcccccgagttgggctcgctgctcaacggggagtctgcttctccgtctccctccgcccctcccccagcttgtgctctcttgctgcctctcaaagaaataacactctttaaaaaaaaataggtggttTTTTTTTGCCGCTCTAAATCTTTAATTCTTAGCCATTTCCTTATTCCCAATGCTTTACAGCTGAACTTAATCCAGAACAGAAACAAGCAGCAATCAAGGGTGTAAAAACATCCGTTACCAGGAAGGTTCAGTATTGGAGAGCTAACTTTGAAGTTTCCCTAAGATTAACACTTTATAATAGCTATTTTCCCGTTTCTAGGCCCAGGGTCATCGTTTATATTTCCTCAGATGTGTTGGCAATTCATTACGTGCAAAGAATTTTGTGAAAAtgacatactttttaaaaatttcttaaaagcaaGCACTAAGCCCAATGTGGGCTGTGAACTCACGACTCTTTGAGTCAAGGGTCAGGGCTCcaccgactgagctagccaggcacccccgcgacataggatttaaaaaaaaaaaaaccctctaatcTCTTAAAAGAATTTTGCTGCCActcaatacatttaaaacataacGAAAAAGCCAGGTGGCAGAACAGTGACGTGcgacatttttaaaatgtcatactCAAATCTGgttgaattataaaattaaaacatgggGATTTAGAAGTCGTTTCATTGTTGGATCAATGCTTGATcatctattctgtttttttttttttttttaaagattttatttatttattcgacagagatagagacagccagcgagagagggaacacaagcagggggagtgggagaggaagaagcaggctcccagcggaggagcctgatgtggggctcgatcccataacgccgggatcacgccctgagccgaaggcagacgctcaaccgctgtgccacccaggcgccccctattctgtttttaatatagtgcctggcacaaaactcaaaatatagaaaaggatTTTGTGTTGTCCTTAGGTCTGGGCAGAAATTATCCCTGACTTCTGTCAGACGTCTAGATAATTTGATTGGGTAAGGTTTCGCAACATTGGAAAATTGGGGAACCATGAGGGAAAACACCAGGACAACTGCCTGGCTGGTTACTCTCTGCAGCTTCGGAAAACGGAGGcccctggggaggaggcaggcagcaCTGACCGGAAGTGCCTCAACCAGACCCATCTAGGGGCGGGCCaggatgggaaaaagacagtaaaaaaaaaagtattagaatcATTCCCAGATGCCTGCCTAGCCCATTCTAAGGTGAGAATATCATTTACCTGAACAAAAAAGCCTATTTCAAACTTGCCTCAGAACTTACATATTTTGTTTCTGACCCAGTTTGTGTtaacattaatatattaatagaTTTATACTTTAGAACACATTAAATTGTGCTTTGTAGTTGGTCTGTAAATTTAACCAGgtcctttttttaagtaaaagctgGCATTTACAAAaggccttaaaaataaaaaacatcttaaaataagCTTATTTCAACATAGCTCTTTCTGGCAGAGGGTAATTGTACAGAAGCGTGGATGCATAACCTTCCCTGTGTGAGCTGTATTAGCTGACCCTTTCCCTGCTCCTgtacctccctctgccttcccttagTTGCCTCTTCCCTGGCTGCCCTACTTTCAAGACTCTTTCACAAACTTAAAGAGGTCTGTTTATCCAATTCTCCTTTAACTGCCAGTAACCGCCAATTTTACTGTTTCAATACTATTACacataagagaaataaattcGTTCAGGTTTATTTGATCAGTCACCTAGCATTGTATACTTGGTTACCTTTCCTTTACTCATTTCTAAGATAGCAGCCTCCCCAATGCCTGAAGAAGTTTCAGCTTATTGTCTCCCCCCATACACATCAGAAGGCTATGAAGACCCATGTGGAGTCCAGTTTCTAATCACGGATCCGCTGAACTACTGGTGAAATCAGGATCGAGACAACAAAGGGTAAAGTGGGTATTTATTTGTACTTAAACCTATAAACCAACCAGCCAAACTGGTACTAGTATGacacattaaaatacaaaacatctTTCCACAAATACTAGAATAATGAACAAATTAACAGTTCTAGGAAAACATCACATGGGACAGAGGAAATCAATGAAGCATGTTATAGCTTAACCCTTCACCGTTAACAATTGAGGTTATTCACAAGCAAAGCCTCACAATCTCAGAAAATACAAATTCTCCTTCATCACACATCTTTGTATCTTTACTTCCTATTCTTGAGGTTAGGTTCTAGAGCCTGAAGATACCCAAATTAGTATTGTATCTAGTTATCTATAGCCAGAAACGCCTTTTATCATGTTGTCCATAGCAGCCAATGCTACTGAAACCTCTCTGACTCCAATCATACCCCCTTCTACCCCCTCAATGGATACAGTAAGAATAATGGGAAACAATATCGAGGCAGAGTCACAGAACCCTAAAAGACGAAGCCTATGAGAAGTCATAGCCACCGCCCAAACCGAGATCGATAACATACTCATCGTTACACATCTTCAGGCTGTATGTTCACAGAGTAATTTGGGAATAAATCCATTATTTGCTGGGTACTAAAATACTTAGCGGATTGCTGTATTACACTATGGCTTTCCCCAGAAGTTTCTAAGATGGACTCCAAATCGCTGACAGAATTCTGCTGGAACTGGATCTGGGGCTGCAGGGATTCCTCCCCACAGCTGTGGAGCTGGCTGTTACAGGGTTGGCTATTCCAGGCTTGGGGGCACCAGGTCTGACTGGTCCAGGAATGGTTGCTCCAAGCCTGGCCGTTCCAGGAATGGTTGCTCCAAGCCTGGCCGTTCCAGGAATGGTTGCTCCAAGATTGGCTGTTCCAGGTCTGGTTGCTCCATATTGGAAGGTTTCCGGAAGTGTTCATCAGGTACCCCTGGTGGTAGGAATAGAAGCCTGGGTATTCCGCGGTTGCTGTGCTGTTCTGAAAGGGAATGGCAGATTAACGGAAAAGCTCAGAGGAAGATCGGAATTGTCCATGGTTAGGGTTGTATGGTTTAGCCATGACAAAAACTAAGACATCAGTGAAAAGAAAGCGGAAGAATAAAAGCTTCCCATCACCTGAGTCACACTCTTGCTCTCCTTTGGCCAATGGTTTTTCTGCCACCTCTTACATTTCATTCTCTGGTTCTGGAACCACGTCTTAACCTACAAGAAAAAAGTTGACAGGCAAACGTAAAATACCAGTAATGTAGATATACTAGGGATCAAAGAATATTAAacgtttttttccccctgacagGTACAACTATCTATAGCTCAGGGACAAGATGGAAACTTCTGGAGTCCTTTCTGCAATCTGGAAACAATGTTCTATTTCCTAATGTCAAAGCCCCAAGTTAGCTGGCTGCTTTAATAAAGCTAACCAGTTACAGAAAACACACTACCTATCTACTCACCAGAAAGTTCACATTCAGATGTCTACCCACCCCCTTTTCATAGTTGAGCCATGCCACTAGTCACAGTTAAAAAGGTACTTGGCAGGAAACACCCTCCCCCCATAAACAAACTTCCATTTACTAGGATAATGGTGGTAATAGCACTAGAACAACTATTTAGAAATTATCAAGTTATATAACAGCACACAAGAAACATCAATTTCCAGAcgatttataaattataattagaaaatgaGATTAAGGAGGAC
The window above is part of the Ursus arctos isolate Adak ecotype North America unplaced genomic scaffold, UrsArc2.0 scaffold_26, whole genome shotgun sequence genome. Proteins encoded here:
- the NANOG gene encoding homeobox protein NANOG isoform X1, with the protein product MSVDPAPPQCPPGPEAPSSRDSNPMPEVYGPEENYASLQMSPAETPHTETVSPPPSSMDLLVQDSPDSSTSPRGKLPPTSVEERTMRKEDTAQGKKQKIRTVFSQTQLYVLNDRFQRQKYLSLQQMQELSNILNLSYKQVKTWFQNQRMKCKRWQKNHWPKESKSVTQNSTATAEYPGFYSYHQGYLMNTSGNLPIWSNQTWNSQSWSNHSWNGQAWSNHSWNGQAWSNHSWTSQTWCPQAWNSQPCNSQLHSCGEESLQPQIQFQQNSVSDLESILETSGESHSVIQQSAKYFSTQQIMDLFPNYSVNIQPEDV
- the NANOG gene encoding homeobox protein NANOG isoform X2, with the protein product MSVDPAPPQCPPGPEAPSSRDSNPMPEVYGPEENYASLQMSPAETPHTETVSPPPSSMDLLVQDSPDSSTSPRGKLPPTSVEERTMRKEDTAQGKKQKIRTVFSQTQLYVLNDRFQRQKYLSLQQMQELSNILNLSYKQVKTWFQNQRMKCKRWQKNHWPKESKSVTQGYLMNTSGNLPIWSNQTWNSQSWSNHSWNGQAWSNHSWNGQAWSNHSWTSQTWCPQAWNSQPCNSQLHSCGEESLQPQIQFQQNSVSDLESILETSGESHSVIQQSAKYFSTQQIMDLFPNYSVNIQPEDV